Proteins encoded by one window of Babylonia areolata isolate BAREFJ2019XMU chromosome 8, ASM4173473v1, whole genome shotgun sequence:
- the LOC143284446 gene encoding uncharacterized protein LOC143284446 has protein sequence MGLQNDLRLLSFLATFAGVLGGDYCYDDAFSGLRWCSYGCCGYLDTDCCDSNVALIVGLTVMGILVTGSIIAIVCCCVRRRAAAGQVIQTNPGPGLVVTTSQTTMGTAYATQGTHQPAVYGPPQAGAYGAPQPYPMGQQQPPVGAMAPPPYPGDGGQVNQGFNYRHLN, from the exons GAGTGCTGGGGGGAGATTACTGTTATGATGACGCCTTCAGTGGCCTTCGCTGGTGCTCCTACGGATGTTGTGGTTATCTTGACACAGATTGTTGTGATTCCAA TGTGGCACTGATTGTGGGACTGACGGTGATGGGGATCCTTGTGACCGGCTCCATCATCGCCATTGTCTGCTGCTGTGTGCGTCGCCGGGCAGCTGCTGGACAGGTCATCCAGACCAACCCTGGCCCTGGGCTTGTGGTCACCA CCTCACAGACTACCATGGGGACAGCCTATGCCACTCAGGGCACTCACCAGCCTGCTGTCTATGGTCCCCCCCAGGCCGGTGCCTACGGTGCCCCCCAGCCGTACCCCATGGGGCAGCAGCAGCCACCTGTTGGGGCCATggctccacccccctaccctggTGATGGAGGTCAGGTGAACCAGGGCTTCAACTACAGGCATCTGAATTAA